The Aricia agestis chromosome 3, ilAriAges1.1, whole genome shotgun sequence genome includes the window CGGCAAGGATAAGGACATCTTCGCCGGCTTCGGAGACTTCCCCTGGATGGTGGCTCTACTCAAGTAAGTGTATAAAGCTGGCAAGAACGTGACTGCTGAAAAACAACTTCTAGAGATGCTGAGGGACCTAtcacttaaggagtgagcacactgagacgggccgtgccggggctcagcgtgccggggctcatcgtaaaaatccgcctccatacaatttgtatggaagcggaaatccgctgcgccccgtctcagtgtgctcactccttcaTCAGACAGCGGTCGCGCGTTCAAGCActtcaagcgttctgcgtttGAGCGGTCACtggtcagtcacacaggaggAATTTTGACTCGGTCAGAACGCCCCGTGTTtaagtatatctatactataatcggccaagtgcgagtcggactcgcgcacgaagggttccgtaccgttagagcgcaaatagggaaaaaaatgtgttttttgtatgggagccccccttaaatattaactttattttctttttagtatttgttgttatacttAGCGGTTACAGAAAtctgaaatacacaatctgtgaaaatttcagaagtctagctatagcggttcttgagttacaccctggagacagacggacagacagacggacagatattgaagtctcagtaatagggtcccgtttttaccctttgtgtacggaaccctaaataatataacaaaacacaaCACAAGAGTACGCAAAGCTGCagaccgcttgaacgcttgaccgcgtgaccgctctctgtctgataggtccctgaGGGTGAGTTAACATTGCAACCTTGCAGGGCGTTTCAATTTTTCCTGCCTGTCAGCTGTTGGCTTCCTATATCTTTGGAAAGGGGTCATTTAAAAACGCGACGCTTTGCGACGTTGTAATGTGGTAAAACTCTTTGTGTGCTTACTACAAACTGAGATACCTTGTGCTGTAAACAAAGGCAGCTGTGACACAGTTCATACTAGTACGGCTGCCAATGTTTTCCCTATCAGAATACTTTGCATAAATACATATTGTGTCCCTttcattgtaaaaaaatgtacttaacgAAATtgattacttaataaaaaatttatttatttatttattatttatttaatgtaatttgactcacaaatcgtaattaaattttattacctcGAAAATCTTTTGATACTTCTGTGTTTTCAAAGATGTAAAATAGGATTCTTAAGTTTGCATAAGATTATAAGGGTACTTACATAAAAGTATAATTAGAAATTATATTCAACTTTTAGCAGGACTGACGAGACCGAATGGGTGAACACGGATTACATAGGGGGTGGAAGCATCATCCACCCATCCGTAGTCATAACAGCTGCACACAAAGTCGAAAACAGGAAACCAGAagaggtaaatagtaaataggTACTGAAAAGACAACCAAGCGAAATTATATTCTAACAGTGCTTGTTACTTGTTAGCATTCGCTTGTTTCGATGGCTAAGTTAGATGTCTGAAATTcacaccgcatagtacacgaaatgcggcgcgtacggtgcggacaaatgtgcgaggtttcacatcattcattattcatacaacgaattctaaaatgtggCGCGTACGATTACCGATGTTAATCAGGCCCTAATATAAGCAACATGTTGTATATTCCAGATTAAATGCAGAGCCGGCGAATGGGACACtgataacaaaaaagaaaaccTCCCACACCAAGACAGATTTGTGAAGAAAATTGTTATCCACAAAGATTACAATACATGTAAGTCTTGATACATTTTTCATTGCATGATCGCGATGAATTGCCCGAGAGACATGCTAAAACTTAGGAAAATTAGTGACAAATTTGATTGTCCCATTGTGCACCATTGGGTACGTATACATGTGCATGTACCTAGTGCCGCAAACAGACCAAACAGATATTTAAATTGATTGAATCTtgattgaattttattattatgtctactaacctagtttttttaagtattgtaGTATCTACTAACAAATTATGGACttagtctgaaataaatggtttattattattattgttattaaaactGTCTTGGAAGTTGGGACCGGCAATTTATACATCAATCACATAGATAGATATATAACTATTTATTACTCACAAATTGGTACTAACTAGAAAAATGTGGGCAAGGGCAGAAGAGAAGGAGAAAGCTAAGCCCAAGCAAAGAACACAATATGATAGCGTCATATTATCCAGCATCTGTATTCTATACCCTAAGTATCATGCTTATTGCTTATCCTTGCTTTCCTATTTCGTTGATCCTGCATTTCTACTGTACCTATAACGTCTAAGTAGTGGTTATAaagcggctcttgactcggaggtcatgggttcgattcccgcgttggaaacaagttATTAGCTGATAGCTACGTATAACGGAAGCTATCATTCCTGTTTTAGCGGATTCATACAACGACGTAGCGCTGTTGTTCCTCAGCGAGCCCTTCACCCTGGCGCCCCACGTGGGCGTCGCGTGCCTCGGCACCGACATGCCGGCCCCGGGCACTGAGTGCTACAGCATGGGCTGGGGCGGGGACACCCAACGAGACCAAGAATACTTCACTATTCTGAAGAAGGTTAGAGCATCTATTGTTACATTTAAGTTGTCTGTCTTGAGACTATCGCAAAAGAGTTCGACCTAAACTCATTTGTTACAGTCTCTCTCGAGACTacgatatttatttaattacgaaACCCATGAGGATGCACacacaaacaaataatattacgaTAGTCTGTCTTAAGACTTTGCTCCAAGTATAACCCTTAAATGTAGCTCGCTCTTTGCAGAATTCCCTaaagatattgttttttttaaaattcataattcatttatttcataccATATTACATTACCAGACTTGGTAGACTCCGTAGCTGAAATTTCATACTTTACTTTAACTTCCAACATTTCCAGGTTACTCTGAAGTTGGTCGAGGATGGCGAGTGCGAGAAGACATACCAGAGGGAACTGGAGAACGAGGACTTCACCCTCCATGACTCCCTGACGTGCGCCGCCAGCAAGGGGGACTTGGACACGTGCGTCGGTGACGGCGGATCGCCTCTAGTTTGTCCCGTTAAGGTAggcaaaaaaatcaatttttaacatatacttacccttagatgaatgattggtctcgcgcgtgcgagcgcgcgcgcgagaccaatcatttatctagtTCAAGCATGTACGTCCAAGTTTATTTCTTTAAAGCTACTGGACCGTTTTTGTTAAGTGcgtgacagacgtacgaacttaaagtacgcgggttttaaattcgcgaacttactcggctcgcgtcggtgacacacgagaatcgctcataCTGGATTATCAtacccccaggctcgcggctcgcggctcgcggctcgcggcttgCGGCTTGCGGCTTGCGgttctttgctgacacacaggcgattaagatcgtcgagccataagtccgcgtacttactcgcacgtctgtcccCCCCTTTAGGCTAAATCAAGAGTCAAGGAGTTGCTTTAAAATGTCACTGGCAATCTGGGGTATCCATTGCATATTTAGGCaatttgtatttgataataatccTATGTCAGCGAAATCATAAAGGACTTGACAATGGGTCGGTGGACGGTGACCGGCGGCGTCGACTTCAATTGCGAAGCTTCATACCATAGCCCATTTTGATTTCTGACTTcacttttgaatttgaaattgttttttgtttaattttcacCCTTTGTCTGACTGCTATTAACGTATTTGTGACGTTACACATACTTAGCACGGCATCAgaagacataattattataaagtgtaTCACACGTTTATTTCCTTCTTGTTTCTGTTCGCTTGTTTAAATTGTGTTTGAATAAAGAATTTGATTGTTTTCAGGGATGCGGCGAGGGCCACAGGTACGCCATATACGGCCTGGTGGCTTACGGCATGGGGTGCGGGGAGCAGGACATCCCCGGGGTGTACGTGAACATCCCCCGCATGCACCCCTGGGTCAAGGAGCAGATGGAAGCCGAGGGCATCAAGGATTATAGCTTCGATGTTTAAGTTTAATAAATTAAGCCTccagtacacaatggcccacAATGGCCTACTGCAGGCGAATTTTAACTGTAGACCACGATCACTTGGTGTAAAACACAATGTCTCTTTACTGTCTGGCAAATTGGCAATACACTGgccatcgtccgccatcatacactaCTACCCCGTCTACccaatggcgatggcttgtagtgggccagcatagaccattgtgaagaggctcctttgtgagtaatttgtttttatttgattgtaataaactgtatattattgaaataaaacatattcaaatattatgtaattgtaatcagTTATACCAAATACAGGTCTATATGGTTGTACAAGCTTATGAAACtattggttgcctggaagagactgCTTCCAAGCGTACCGGCCGCTTTAagaatttttctgttttttcgTATGGACCAAGAGCCACACATTCCTCAGTTTCGGAAAACTAAAAGTTTACCTGTATGTGACCTCAGAgagtaagaacgaccagcaactatggaattttGGTCGGGTTACTTTATGAGGTACCCAGattccagttctgaaggtctacttgACCTTCCAggaagctcaatttcatagcttatattgtTCGCAGTatgtggaggaatctcgtcttccagtgctgGACATTTTTGTCAGTTGCTTTccactgctagacaccctcTGAGTTTAAAgtctttaagggcctgtttcaccacttcctgataagtgccggataggctatccaccacttaacttgacagatagagtatggagattCTGTCATAAAAGTTGTGgacagcctattcggcactttatcaggaagtggtgaaacaggtcctaagaAAGTTAAAGGGTATCTGGCaattgtcaaaaatgtccggtactgcaagacgagattcctccacttaccgtgaagaatacagggtgtaacgaaaatagtgataatactttagagtttagggagTGTACGTGCCTCGTGTATAAagtttattgtgaaagtagcagctctgaaagagtaactttttttaactttcgtATACGCCCCAGCCTCAGGAATTTGCCCACAAATcaccaaaataattttctctttcagcgctgctacttttacagtgaactccaCACAAGGGTGTAGGGACACAtcacacataatatacacagtacacagttacacaccctgaagtattatcgcttagttttgttacacccgtaTAATAGCAGCTCATCTCAAATCTCTACCCTATCAGCTTCAGAAGTCAGAACCCTGTTCCAGCTCACTCGCACTCTGTGCACCATTGACCACCTTTTTTCTGCTAACACCCCATGGACcgtggtgctccactccccgcttagCAAAGTTCAGGGCACAACAGCTTGtgttaaatgattttgatgTATTTTCCTTAGAAAATAAGGAAATCGTACATGTTTGTGCAAACTTCAATGGCCTGATAAACTGCGGTTTGTGGTGCACCCGAAGTAGCTGGTGATACATAGTTTCTATACATCAATGtaaaatgttgttattttgtgaaacataatatatggtcgaattgagaaacctcctcctttttagatGTCGGTTAATAAATACTAgatatcgcccaatggtcgagattcgaccttagtttcaacgacattaggactactacctaaattttgtaaaaaatattgactttgacTTGTTGActtgtctttgggactcagctgatctcagactggccgtgtaagcattgtctaatagtatcttagattcaataaaaaaatataatctattttcaatttgtcaacttgttgtcaacagacttcaaccataaataaaagagtataattcgtatgtataggcttgtcactcaaaaatctgtcatttctcatgcgtgtgtgttgtagtgtgtgtaatgttttatttggtaaaaaaatgtatgataaaagcataatttcaaaataatattagttcgatgcactccttcaccatataaactataactgtgcaaaatttcatgcacctacgtttcc containing:
- the LOC121740569 gene encoding phenoloxidase-activating factor 2-like; amino-acid sequence: MVAAIIGLLCVYVSCQNIPIRIVEDETDTLTISDMGDGTEGHCGRDVMEKYEPPKFCGISDPGDCAMKYNGKDKDIFAGFGDFPWMVALLNRTDETEWVNTDYIGGGSIIHPSVVITAAHKVENRKPEEIKCRAGEWDTDNKKENLPHQDRFVKKIVIHKDYNTSDSYNDVALLFLSEPFTLAPHVGVACLGTDMPAPGTECYSMGWGGDTQRDQEYFTILKKVTLKLVEDGECEKTYQRELENEDFTLHDSLTCAASKGDLDTCVGDGGSPLVCPVKGCGEGHRYAIYGLVAYGMGCGEQDIPGVYVNIPRMHPWVKEQMEAEGIKDYSFDV